The genomic segment CCGACGACTCTCTCGACGGTAAGtcctctttttctcctcttcttcgtttatttttgttgttttttaaaaaagaagcaaaagaaaagaacaaggtaaattaaaaaaacagtAAAAGAACAGAGAAAGAAAACAAGATCCCACCTTCAAAAATGTTTCTTTCTgtctattttctttttgatttcgGTATAAAAAATTTGCTAACCCCCATTACAGATTCCATTTGACTTTAAATagccaaaataacaaaaagaaaaaaccccCGAAAACCCCTTTTCCACCCTTTACTGTTCGTGGTTCGATTTGTTGCAGGTACGCGTGTGTGGCGTGCACGGAGTGCTGAACGTGGGGCGGTTTGGGAGGCTGCCGAACGTGGGGCATGCGGCGCTGACTGCTGCTAACCCCTTAGGGTTTCTACATTTGAAAATTGTTACGGCTATGTATTGGGCCAGTGTTGTATTTGGGTTTGTATTGGGCTTGTTATTATTTGGGTCTACTTTGGACTGGTGTAATGAGTATTTGGGTTGGTCTTATTTTgaatgggccgggcaaaaatgggctattacaactccaATTTTTcgactaaataatagaaaaacaataattactagtacttttggtcctcgtggatacgatatttcttACTCGGCATAACTATACTATTACTCAATAGGTGTGCTTTCCTTAGTTGTATTTATAGTTAGATTAGTGACATTACCATTCCTTTTGTCGACACCTGTCTAAAATCAAACACAGTTTGATTTTGAGATTTTAAAACAATGGTATactttcagtttagtccctagaATATGTTTAAAATCTATATACCTATATGATGGCACGTGGCGCACACCTACCAACTtcctttctttttccattttataAAATGGCTAATTTTCAATTTCAGTCCTTTCTAAAAtgcttaaatttgaaatttaatctttatatattaatttctaacagtctttatatttttataatgttattaattagttcaaGTAGTTCATAtcgttaaatttttaattaaaatgttacatGGTTTTATGTAAATTGAAAGCGGATTTTTAAGTCcaaaaagtaaaaggattaaattcttgaaaataaaagcaaGAATACTAAATTCTAAATATGTGAAGGACAAATATTTAAAGTTATGATTGTTTGAGTTGAGATCTAATTGGGTATTGATCCAGAAATATGCATTTTGATACCAACATGCATGATACCAGTGTGGTTTAAACTGCATCACATTCTGAAAATAAATCTTAGATTGgcttaaactatttaaaaatagCTTTATCTACGAGGTTTAATTGGGCTAAAAtacctttattaaaaaaaaggacaaatataaaatttaatatttctaggGCATGAAGCACCAGTGGTCTAGTGGTAGAATAGTACCCTGCCACGGTACAGACCCGGGTTCGATTCCCGGCTGGTGCATCATAGGAGCTGTGATGAGTATTGCGCTGTCTTGATGGTTAGGGTCATCATAATCGTCTGATTTCAGATGTTAGCTGCGCTGCTGAGCTTCCTTAAGCCTTTTTTATAATTCGTACCAAAATCTATATAACTATCTATATTGAAAATGTCCATGATGATGAACTAAATTTTAGTTCAGTTAATATTGAACTCGTTATTagtataaaagaaattatgaaaatctaaaaaaagcaaaatattattacaataaaTGTAGTGGTTTACAGGGTAATTTATACAAATGTTCATTCAATTATACTCGAATtttcgttttggtcactcaattttaaaaattttcaatttagctaTCAACGTTTGTATTTATTCTTGTCTTGGTCACTCGTTGCATTGATAAGAAAAATAATGGCATGCCCTTTTTCTAAactgatataataacaaatttagttctcaatatttacatattctatcgatttaatcttaattcttaataattcaatcaatttaaccattcatatttGTAAATTCTATCAACTTGATCTTAACCAAtgttttgagtttttaaatttGAGGTATTGGATTGAGCACGCTGATTTTGGAATCATATAGCTACTTGTCAGGATTGTAGGCCAAAGTCTTTTGCTAGTCGCAACTTGCTGTCTAATTCAAGTTTATGTTCAACCTCAAAGCTCCTCTCAAGAAACTCAACTTGAGTCGCTATAAGCCGACTTTTCTTTCCACTTGGTGGCTAGCACGATCATCATCTCTTCCATTAACATACTTATATTCCATGACTAGCTTCTCACTTGATTGATTAAATCACAAGCAAAACAGcataaaaataagatgattttACTATATAAATACCAATCATCCAATCTTTTTTACAAACTTCATTATCGAATGTTCTCAAGCAAGGGATATACGTATATGTAGtaaatttaatatccaaatgcTAAGACAACACTAACTGCAAGAAGCGGTCAACGTTTCCATTTTAGTACTTCATCTCGGTAATTCCCTTAAATTCTTCTCTGATTGTTTATTTCAGGGTTTTTTTTTCTACTCTTGATATCTAATTGTCATCTAATTTTCGGGTGTTCTTTGAAACCAGAAAACAGTAAgctgattttttattttctttcttcaaacCTTTTTAAAGGGTTTAATgatcaaatttataaaatttgtaaatgcgaagtgataaatttattgaattatgtaGAATTAGGGTCAAATTAATAAGAATACGTAAGTGTTGaagattaaatgtgttattataccattTAAAAAATATCACATTATTTTGTTGTCAATTTAATCATGAGTGATCAAATGATGTgtgttaaaagtaacatgttttaatcttgttcttaatgtgtttttgggtgattaATCGAggcttaattgtgaattttatgcttctagtcctttaaattcatgtttctatacttaggagaacaTTTGAGAGCAAAATGAGCGAAAATCGAAAAATCGGAGAAAATTTTAGGGGTCACACAGGCTGGGCCATTCCACACGAGCTGGATACACAACCATGTGTCAGACCGTGTCAAAACGCAAACTGCACTCTAAAAACacgaaaaatcaaaataaaaacgaATAAAAGCTTTTAtgcttaaattaaaaattattattattattttcagaaATTACCGGtgcaaacatattaaaattttagagaGAAAAAATACAAACcttttaaaagaaatttcttCCGCACTTTGGACGGGTTAGTATatattatcttatgtatataaaaaatatatattttgaaagtttattgaattttatgatgtgcataatagaaaattttgaaatgtatataccataaaatttatcaatttaaataatttgcAATCAATTGTCACaaatgcatttatttttattggAATCGacttatataaataacaaaatcgAAAAGTAGAGAAAATTGAATACACAAATATTTAGATGAAAAACTCCCTTAAAGAGgataaaaagatataaacaaaaGAGATTTTGACTTTTTACTAAATAAGTAAACAAACGATAatacaatatggagaaaataaacttaaaatatcgCTGGAGTATTCAGACTTTAACTGGAAAAGTTAATAGAGTTTAATTGGAAGAAAAACCCTGCTTTATGTGGAGAATACATCACCACGTTGTAATGTCCTCATTCGCGTTGTCACGACGTGGTTCGTCGTCACAACTTAGATATGCTAATTTCTTTTATTGAAATATGTGGTTAATAAATGTTTCATTtgtatagtaaaaataaataagaattcaataattaaaaaaagtgcACTTAAATTCTActcatattttagtttttaaaaataattttttatttattttcatttaactaatattttttaattttcaaaattaaatataaaaaatatttttaaaaataagatacaaatatttttagtaaaaatttaaatataaatatgggCGGATAgtttttctaatttcaaattaCATATAAATTGGAAAATCAGAAAGTGGCTCTAAAACAACAGATCACTCAGTGTGTGGACTCCCCATTTTctcttcaaaaagaaaaacaaacactGTCGAAAATTTAGGGTTTTCGATTTCAATCTCAATGGATCAAGAACTAGACCCATATATCTGCGGTTGCATTATTGAATTCCTTGTCAGGTACTCACCCGACGATATGCATGTAAAGAAAGTTATTGAAGCTTTCCCGCCATTGAAGCCCAGGCCTCAGTTGAAAAAAGCCGTGCTCCTCCGTACCATGCGAACCGAAGTCTACGCCGGTGACGTTTCCGAGAAAATACTCGACGCTTTGGAGAAGATTGGGCGCATTGACAGCAACCAAGGGCTCCCGATTCCCGATTCCATGAAGGAAGCCTACTGCGCCGTCGCATTGGAATGCACCGTCAAGTACTTGCCCGGAGATACTGACACGTGCGGCGGCAAGTACTTGGATGCGGTGGATAGGATTTGGAGGGGCCGGATTCAAGATCTGGAAAGATCCAAGGCGTCCGATTTGGTTTTTGATCAACTTAGAAACCGTCGATTACAAGTGGAGGCTGCTGCCACCGGGGACGAGGATGCGGTCCGCTCTTTAAGTGCAATCAATACTCGAGGTTATGCCATAGTTTGCCTCAGGCGTTATCTGCGCGAAGCGAGTGGGTCAATGAAGCCGCCGGTCCTTGAACAAGCATGCTTGAAGCTTGGAAGGTACTTTACTTAATAGTTTCACTATGTATGCAGTATGGCTAAATCTAGTTCTAGCTATCATTTTGGAATC from the Gossypium hirsutum isolate 1008001.06 chromosome D09, Gossypium_hirsutum_v2.1, whole genome shotgun sequence genome contains:
- the LOC107891671 gene encoding uncharacterized protein isoform X2, with the protein product MDQELDPYICGCIIEFLVRYSPDDMHVKKVIEAFPPLKPRPQLKKAVLLRTMRTEVYAGDVSEKILDALEKIGRIDSNQGLPIPDSMKEAYCAVALECTVKYLPGDTDTCGGKYLDAVDRIWRGRIQDLERSKASDLVFDQLRNRRLQVEAAATGDEDAVRSLSAINTRGYAIVCLRRYLREASGSMKPPVLEQACLKLGRV
- the LOC107891671 gene encoding uncharacterized protein isoform X1 — translated: MDQELDPYICGCIIEFLVRYSPDDMHVKKVIEAFPPLKPRPQLKKAVLLRTMRTEVYAGDVSEKILDALEKIGRIDSNQGLPIPDSMKEAYCAVALECTVKYLPGDTDTCGGKYLDAVDRIWRGRIQDLERSKASDLVFDQLRNRRLQVEAAATGDEDAVRSLSAINTRGYAIVCLRRYLREASGSMKPPVLEQACLKLGRLNLGS